In a genomic window of Punica granatum isolate Tunisia-2019 chromosome 6, ASM765513v2, whole genome shotgun sequence:
- the LOC116210685 gene encoding transcriptional activator DEMETER-like isoform X1 has product MQTSRSDHQVYQRRAKTIVNSIAEINAGHSERKLPFPPKLVQVYARRRQNVRMSRLKAELADSAAMDILDENREDHDLGEGEQRSTGGELLNFVLADGTALHGSKTDRHKEVWEGAEVTNLLDAFSAEDAALAGISFTELLSSSIAPNIESFSIERISAVDGDRNNGDVQVEKGDAGCFTSLGLNQARCGQATGSTASLETFSMKRGSAADGGDQGNGEDQVAKENTTYSTSLVPDQACHDHTTGSTSREDAFAPPTPLHSRNVHKIRRIGIDLNKAPRPKPRKKKHAIPKIATGKPVRTPKLETRENGSSTGKRKYVRKNVVEGSSTPFVEESPRKNVRKNQSPNTPIEDALREYSSPSCKSSPSVIQKASDPTFGLREKSCKRRLNFDEFPKVDVKGYDRTENFDLNLLPQELISQPRVQGRVIRRSQCLIGSRKVGPNFPEIYKGKRTERHRKAFLGCLPCFPRSFKKKRSIRRSRANIPGLWLLILEVVHEKQRKLLQRRQLKMKGLKVKNAKEKSTEIVEGGQQSRNNAQMGDMIIEASPKKAPKKRAGTTKGLVEKLLEQNIQKLMRLSIEDGVGTLSLVPYKPKQKAPKVLLDAETMRAWNKLMMLEYADNDNSGETEKDERWERERDKFRLWVENFTAYMHMILGDRRFTPWKGSVVDSVVGVFLTQNVSDYLSSSAFMSLCAKFPPKSANEDREDAKIDERAERIASNAGFVESETELDDGTRKGSDECSGVDQGSRYVQNMPSLSTESKNLCNVFPFPAKGSPSICLSQESSPFPEDVIEKIDSVNVRAERRVQSDPIFEEISEKDHAQVENETASPSRKKKSVSQKEKKTVDPAEWERLRKIYSTDGPRPKDHMDSVDWEAVRCAKLEEVAETIRERGQHYIIASRIQEFLTGLVTLHGSIDLEWLRNCPPNKAKDYLLKVNGLGLKSVECVRLLCLRNMAFPVDTNVGRIAVRLGWVPLLPLPDNLQLHLLEKYPIMDEIQRYLWPRICTLHQRTLYELHYHLITFGKVFCTKRSPNCNACPLRGDCKHFASAFASSFPLPPPRDESVVTSVVPVSADENNFDQSSTVIRNSVPLLEPNSQASICQPIIEEPATPEPETCISPLRDIEDLCLGNDSDDEIPTIKLNSSAFVDNLCSIMNENNRPIQDASKALVVLTPEAASIPSTKLKYVGRLRTEHEVYELPDDHPLVRSLDRREPDDPCPYLLAIWPTGPLELPESRCESETPGDLCNNERCLSCHACGDWSPKTVKGTILIPCRTAMRGSFPLNGTYFQVNEVFADDESSRDPIDVPRDSIWFLTKRIAYFGTSTTTILRGLPIQKIQKCFWQEFVCVRGFDRKTRAPRPLSIRFHRPTSKTGKGAAAAAAAADDE; this is encoded by the exons ATGCAGACTTCACGCAGTGATCATCAG GTGTATCAGCGGAGAGCTAAAACAATAGTCAACAGCATTGCAGAGATAAATGCAGGTCACTCGGAGCGAAAACTGCCATTCCCACCAAAACTTGTTCAGGTCTATGCTAGGAGGCGGCAGAACGTGAGGATGAGCAGGTTAAAGGCAGAGTTAGCAGATTCTGCTGCCATGGATATCTTGGACGAAAATAGAGAGGATCATGATCTCGGTGAAGGTGAACAGCGTAGTACAGGAGGCGAACTTCTAAATTTTGTTCTGGCTGATGGCACGGCACTGCATGGAAGCAAAACTGACAGGCATAAAGAAGTCTGGGAGGGTGCCGAAGTCACCAATTTACTAGATGCCTTTAGTGCCGAGGATGCTGCATTGgctggaattagtttcactgAACTGTTGAGCTCATCTATTGCACCAAATATCGAATCCTTCAGTATAGAAAGAATTTCTGCAGTTGATG GTGATCGCAATAATGGAGACGTGCAAGTTGAAAAGGGAGATGCCGGCTGTTTTACGAGTCTTGGCCTTAATCAGGCTCGTTGTGGCCAAGCAACTGGGAGCACGGCAAGCCTCGAAACATTTAGTATGAAAAGAGGTTCTGCAGCGGATGGTG GTGATCAAGGTAACGGTGAAGATCAGGTTGCTAAGGAAAACACCACCTACTCTACAAGTTTAGTCCCTGATCAGGCTTGTCACGACCACACAACAGGGAGCACTTCAAGGGAAGATGCCTTTGCTCCTCCGACTCCATTGCACAGTCGCAATGTGCACAAGATACGCAGAATTGGCATCGATTTAAACAAGGCACCAAGGCCGAAaccaaggaagaagaagcatgCCATCCCCAAAATTGCTACTGGAAAACCTGTGAGAACTCCAAAGCTTGAAACTCGAGAGAATGGTTCCTCTACAGGAAAAAGGAAGTATGTGCGGAAAAATGTTGTGGAAGGTTCATCAACACCATTTGTAGAAGAATCACCCAGGAAGAATGTGAGGAAGAATCAGTCGCCGAATACTCCCATTGAGGATGCTTTGAGGGAATATTCTTCTCCTAGCTGTAAATCTTCTCCGAGTGTTATCCAAAAAGCAAGTGACCCAACTTTTGGACTTAGAGAGAAATCGTGTAAGCGGCGCTTGAACTTTGATGAGTTCCCGAAGGTAGATGTGAAGGGATATGATCGTACTGAGAATTTTGACCTCAATTTGCTACCTCAAGAATTGATATCTCAACCTCGAGTTCAGGGTAGAGTGATTAGAAGAAGTCAATGTCTCATTGGAAGTCGAAAAGTTGGGCCAAATTTTCCAGAGATATACAAGGGGAAGAGAACCGAGAGGCATCGAAAAGCATTTCTGGGCTGTCTTCCTTGTTTCCCAAGAAGTTTCAAGAAGAAGAGGTCTATTAGGAGGTCTAGAGCAAATATACCTGGACTCTGGTTACTTATATTAGAAGTTGTTCatgaaaaacaaagaaaattgtTGCAGAGGAGGCAGCTGAAAATGAAAGGTTTGAAGGTAAAGAATGCGAAAGAGAAATCTACTGAAATTGTTGAGGGGGGACAACAGAGTCGTAATAATGCTCAGATGGGTGATATGATAATTGAAGCTTCTCCAAAAAAAGCACCAAAGAAAAGAGCCGGTACAACAAAAG GCCTAGTGGAAAAACTGCTCGAACAAAACATTCAGAAGCTGATGCGTTTGAGTATTGAAGATGGAGTTGGCACTCTGAGTTTGGTTCCTTATAAGCCTAAGCAAAAGGCACCAAAGGTCCTTCTAGACGCTGAAACCATGAGAGCATGGAATAAATTGATGATGTTAGAGTATGCGGACAATGACAACAGCGGGGAAACAGAAAAAGACGAAAGatgggaaagagagagagataagttTCGTTTATGGGTTGAGAACTTCACCGCTTATATGCACATGATCCTAG GAGATAGACGTTTCACGCCATGGAAAGGTTCAGTCGTAGACTCGGTGGTTGGAGTTTTCCTCACTCAGAATGTATCAGATTATCTCTCTAG CTCTGCTTTTATGTCACTCTGCGCCAAGTTTCCTCCTAAGTCAGCAAATGAAGATAGAGAAGATGCGAAAATTGACGAGCGTGCGGAGCGAATTGCGAGTAATGCGGGATTTGTCGAGTCTGAAACAGAATTGGATGATGGGACAAGAAAAGGGTCTGATGAATGCTCAGGTGTAGATCAAGGAAGCAGATATGTGCAGAACATGCCTTCACTTTCAACTGAATCGAAAAATCTTTGTAATGTCTTTCCATTTCCTGCCAAAGGCTCTCCCTCAATTTGTCTTTCCCAAGAAAGTAGCCCATTTCCAGAAGATGTGATCGAGAAGATTGATTCGGTAAATGTTCGAGCTGAGAGACGAGTCCAAAGTGACCCAATATTCGAAGAAATTAGTGAAAAAGATCATGCTCAAGTGGAAAACGAAACAGCTTCTCCGAGCAGAAAGAAGAAGAGTGTTTCtcagaaggaaaagaagacaGTGGACCCCGCAGAATGGGAAAGATTAAGGAAAATATATTCAACTGATGGACCAAGACCTAAGGATCATATGGACTCGGTGGACTGGGAGGCAGTGAGATGTGCAAAGCTCGAGGAAGTAGCCGAGACAATTAGAGAACGAGGTCAGCATTATATCATCGCGTCACGAATACAG GAATTCCTCACGGGTTTGGTTACGCTGCATGGTAGTATCGACCTTGAATGGTTACGTAACTGTCCACCCAATAAAGCGAA AGATTACCTTCTAAAAGTGAATGGATTGGGACTGAAAAGTGTTGAATGTGTACGACTTTTGTGTCTTCGAAATATGGCCTTCCCG GTCGATACTAATGTTGGGCGCATAGCAGTCCGTCTTGGTTGGGTACCATTACTACCTCTACCAGATAACCTTCAATTGCATCTGCTTGAAAA ATACCCGATAATGGACGAGATTCAAAGGTATCTATGGCCACGAATTTGTACTCTTCACCAGCGAACACT ATACGAGCTGCATTATCATCTGATTACATTTGGAAAG GTTTTTTGCACAAAGAGAAGTCCGAATTGCAATGCGTGTCCACTAAGGGGGGACTGCAAACATTTTGCAAGTGCATTTGCAAG TTCATTTCCCCTCCCACCACCACGGGATGAAAGTGTGGTGACCTCGGTGGTACCTGTTTCAGCcgatgaaaataatttcgacCAGAGCTCAACAGTCATTAGAAATTCCGTCCCGTTGTTGGAGCCAAACAGTCAGGCCAGTATCTGTCAGCCTATTATTGAGGAGCCAGCGACCCCAGAACCAGAGACTTGTATCTCACCGTTGAGGGATATTGAAGATCTTTGCCTTGGCAATGATAGTGATGATGAAATCCCAACCATAAAGCTGAATTCGAGTGCATTTGTTGATAATTTGTGTAGTATCATGAACGAGAATAACAGGCCGATTCAAGATGCTTCAAAAGCACTGgttgttttgacaccggaagCTGCATCCATTCCTTCGACTAAGCTGAAGTATGTCGGTCGTCTAAGGACGGAACACGAAGT GTACGAGCTCCCAGATGACCATCCCCTTGTGAGATCG CTTGATAGACGCGAACCTGATGATCCATGCCCTTACCTTCTTGCCATATGGCCCACTG GTCCATTAGAATTGCCGGAATCAAGATGCGAGTCTGAAACCCCAGGAGACTTGTGTAACAATGAAAGATGCTTATCTTGTCATGCTTGTGGGGATTGGAGTCCGAAGACAGTTAAAGGAACGATACTG ATACCATGTCGAACGGCAATGAGGGGTTCATTTCCTTTAAATGGGACATACTTTCAAGTAAATGAG GTTTTTGCTGATGATGAATCTAGTCGTGACCCGATCGACGTTCCTAGGGATTCGATATGGTTCTTAACAAAAAGAATAGCGTATTTCGGGACCTCAACCACTACTATTTTGAGAG GATTACCGATCCAGAAAATTCAGAAATGCTTTTGGCAAG AATTTGTTTGCGTACGAGGATTTGATCGCAAGACTAGGGCTCCTAGGCCTCTATCGATCCGGTTCCATCGTCCTACAAGCAAGACAGGCAAaggagctgctgctgctgctgctgctgcagaTGATGAGTAG
- the LOC116210685 gene encoding transcriptional activator DEMETER-like isoform X6, producing MKRGSAADGGDQGNGEDQVAKENTTYSTSLVPDQACHDHTTGSTSREDAFAPPTPLHSRNVHKIRRIGIDLNKAPRPKPRKKKHAIPKIATGKPVRTPKLETRENGSSTGKRKYVRKNVVEGSSTPFVEESPRKNVRKNQSPNTPIEDALREYSSPSCKSSPSVIQKASDPTFGLREKSCKRRLNFDEFPKVDVKGYDRTENFDLNLLPQELISQPRVQGRVIRRSQCLIGSRKVGPNFPEIYKGKRTERHRKAFLGCLPCFPRSFKKKRSIRRSRANIPGLWLLILEVVHEKQRKLLQRRQLKMKGLKVKNAKEKSTEIVEGGQQSRNNAQMGDMIIEASPKKAPKKRAGTTKGLVEKLLEQNIQKLMRLSIEDGVGTLSLVPYKPKQKAPKVLLDAETMRAWNKLMMLEYADNDNSGETEKDERWERERDKFRLWVENFTAYMHMILGDRRFTPWKGSVVDSVVGVFLTQNVSDYLSSSAFMSLCAKFPPKSANEDREDAKIDERAERIASNAGFVESETELDDGTRKGSDECSGVDQGSRYVQNMPSLSTESKNLCNVFPFPAKGSPSICLSQESSPFPEDVIEKIDSVNVRAERRVQSDPIFEEISEKDHAQVENETASPSRKKKSVSQKEKKTVDPAEWERLRKIYSTDGPRPKDHMDSVDWEAVRCAKLEEVAETIRERGQHYIIASRIQEFLTGLVTLHGSIDLEWLRNCPPNKAKDYLLKVNGLGLKSVECVRLLCLRNMAFPVDTNVGRIAVRLGWVPLLPLPDNLQLHLLEKYPIMDEIQRYLWPRICTLHQRTLYELHYHLITFGKVFCTKRSPNCNACPLRGDCKHFASAFASSFPLPPPRDESVVTSVVPVSADENNFDQSSTVIRNSVPLLEPNSQASICQPIIEEPATPEPETCISPLRDIEDLCLGNDSDDEIPTIKLNSSAFVDNLCSIMNENNRPIQDASKALVVLTPEAASIPSTKLKYVGRLRTEHEVYELPDDHPLVRSLDRREPDDPCPYLLAIWPTGPLELPESRCESETPGDLCNNERCLSCHACGDWSPKTVKGTILIPCRTAMRGSFPLNGTYFQVNEVFADDESSRDPIDVPRDSIWFLTKRIAYFGTSTTTILRGLPIQKIQKCFWQEFVCVRGFDRKTRAPRPLSIRFHRPTSKTGKGAAAAAAAADDE from the exons ATGAAAAGAGGTTCTGCAGCGGATGGTG GTGATCAAGGTAACGGTGAAGATCAGGTTGCTAAGGAAAACACCACCTACTCTACAAGTTTAGTCCCTGATCAGGCTTGTCACGACCACACAACAGGGAGCACTTCAAGGGAAGATGCCTTTGCTCCTCCGACTCCATTGCACAGTCGCAATGTGCACAAGATACGCAGAATTGGCATCGATTTAAACAAGGCACCAAGGCCGAAaccaaggaagaagaagcatgCCATCCCCAAAATTGCTACTGGAAAACCTGTGAGAACTCCAAAGCTTGAAACTCGAGAGAATGGTTCCTCTACAGGAAAAAGGAAGTATGTGCGGAAAAATGTTGTGGAAGGTTCATCAACACCATTTGTAGAAGAATCACCCAGGAAGAATGTGAGGAAGAATCAGTCGCCGAATACTCCCATTGAGGATGCTTTGAGGGAATATTCTTCTCCTAGCTGTAAATCTTCTCCGAGTGTTATCCAAAAAGCAAGTGACCCAACTTTTGGACTTAGAGAGAAATCGTGTAAGCGGCGCTTGAACTTTGATGAGTTCCCGAAGGTAGATGTGAAGGGATATGATCGTACTGAGAATTTTGACCTCAATTTGCTACCTCAAGAATTGATATCTCAACCTCGAGTTCAGGGTAGAGTGATTAGAAGAAGTCAATGTCTCATTGGAAGTCGAAAAGTTGGGCCAAATTTTCCAGAGATATACAAGGGGAAGAGAACCGAGAGGCATCGAAAAGCATTTCTGGGCTGTCTTCCTTGTTTCCCAAGAAGTTTCAAGAAGAAGAGGTCTATTAGGAGGTCTAGAGCAAATATACCTGGACTCTGGTTACTTATATTAGAAGTTGTTCatgaaaaacaaagaaaattgtTGCAGAGGAGGCAGCTGAAAATGAAAGGTTTGAAGGTAAAGAATGCGAAAGAGAAATCTACTGAAATTGTTGAGGGGGGACAACAGAGTCGTAATAATGCTCAGATGGGTGATATGATAATTGAAGCTTCTCCAAAAAAAGCACCAAAGAAAAGAGCCGGTACAACAAAAG GCCTAGTGGAAAAACTGCTCGAACAAAACATTCAGAAGCTGATGCGTTTGAGTATTGAAGATGGAGTTGGCACTCTGAGTTTGGTTCCTTATAAGCCTAAGCAAAAGGCACCAAAGGTCCTTCTAGACGCTGAAACCATGAGAGCATGGAATAAATTGATGATGTTAGAGTATGCGGACAATGACAACAGCGGGGAAACAGAAAAAGACGAAAGatgggaaagagagagagataagttTCGTTTATGGGTTGAGAACTTCACCGCTTATATGCACATGATCCTAG GAGATAGACGTTTCACGCCATGGAAAGGTTCAGTCGTAGACTCGGTGGTTGGAGTTTTCCTCACTCAGAATGTATCAGATTATCTCTCTAG CTCTGCTTTTATGTCACTCTGCGCCAAGTTTCCTCCTAAGTCAGCAAATGAAGATAGAGAAGATGCGAAAATTGACGAGCGTGCGGAGCGAATTGCGAGTAATGCGGGATTTGTCGAGTCTGAAACAGAATTGGATGATGGGACAAGAAAAGGGTCTGATGAATGCTCAGGTGTAGATCAAGGAAGCAGATATGTGCAGAACATGCCTTCACTTTCAACTGAATCGAAAAATCTTTGTAATGTCTTTCCATTTCCTGCCAAAGGCTCTCCCTCAATTTGTCTTTCCCAAGAAAGTAGCCCATTTCCAGAAGATGTGATCGAGAAGATTGATTCGGTAAATGTTCGAGCTGAGAGACGAGTCCAAAGTGACCCAATATTCGAAGAAATTAGTGAAAAAGATCATGCTCAAGTGGAAAACGAAACAGCTTCTCCGAGCAGAAAGAAGAAGAGTGTTTCtcagaaggaaaagaagacaGTGGACCCCGCAGAATGGGAAAGATTAAGGAAAATATATTCAACTGATGGACCAAGACCTAAGGATCATATGGACTCGGTGGACTGGGAGGCAGTGAGATGTGCAAAGCTCGAGGAAGTAGCCGAGACAATTAGAGAACGAGGTCAGCATTATATCATCGCGTCACGAATACAG GAATTCCTCACGGGTTTGGTTACGCTGCATGGTAGTATCGACCTTGAATGGTTACGTAACTGTCCACCCAATAAAGCGAA AGATTACCTTCTAAAAGTGAATGGATTGGGACTGAAAAGTGTTGAATGTGTACGACTTTTGTGTCTTCGAAATATGGCCTTCCCG GTCGATACTAATGTTGGGCGCATAGCAGTCCGTCTTGGTTGGGTACCATTACTACCTCTACCAGATAACCTTCAATTGCATCTGCTTGAAAA ATACCCGATAATGGACGAGATTCAAAGGTATCTATGGCCACGAATTTGTACTCTTCACCAGCGAACACT ATACGAGCTGCATTATCATCTGATTACATTTGGAAAG GTTTTTTGCACAAAGAGAAGTCCGAATTGCAATGCGTGTCCACTAAGGGGGGACTGCAAACATTTTGCAAGTGCATTTGCAAG TTCATTTCCCCTCCCACCACCACGGGATGAAAGTGTGGTGACCTCGGTGGTACCTGTTTCAGCcgatgaaaataatttcgacCAGAGCTCAACAGTCATTAGAAATTCCGTCCCGTTGTTGGAGCCAAACAGTCAGGCCAGTATCTGTCAGCCTATTATTGAGGAGCCAGCGACCCCAGAACCAGAGACTTGTATCTCACCGTTGAGGGATATTGAAGATCTTTGCCTTGGCAATGATAGTGATGATGAAATCCCAACCATAAAGCTGAATTCGAGTGCATTTGTTGATAATTTGTGTAGTATCATGAACGAGAATAACAGGCCGATTCAAGATGCTTCAAAAGCACTGgttgttttgacaccggaagCTGCATCCATTCCTTCGACTAAGCTGAAGTATGTCGGTCGTCTAAGGACGGAACACGAAGT GTACGAGCTCCCAGATGACCATCCCCTTGTGAGATCG CTTGATAGACGCGAACCTGATGATCCATGCCCTTACCTTCTTGCCATATGGCCCACTG GTCCATTAGAATTGCCGGAATCAAGATGCGAGTCTGAAACCCCAGGAGACTTGTGTAACAATGAAAGATGCTTATCTTGTCATGCTTGTGGGGATTGGAGTCCGAAGACAGTTAAAGGAACGATACTG ATACCATGTCGAACGGCAATGAGGGGTTCATTTCCTTTAAATGGGACATACTTTCAAGTAAATGAG GTTTTTGCTGATGATGAATCTAGTCGTGACCCGATCGACGTTCCTAGGGATTCGATATGGTTCTTAACAAAAAGAATAGCGTATTTCGGGACCTCAACCACTACTATTTTGAGAG GATTACCGATCCAGAAAATTCAGAAATGCTTTTGGCAAG AATTTGTTTGCGTACGAGGATTTGATCGCAAGACTAGGGCTCCTAGGCCTCTATCGATCCGGTTCCATCGTCCTACAAGCAAGACAGGCAAaggagctgctgctgctgctgctgctgcagaTGATGAGTAG